Proteins from a genomic interval of Drosophila willistoni isolate 14030-0811.24 chromosome 2L unlocalized genomic scaffold, UCI_dwil_1.1 Seg139, whole genome shotgun sequence:
- the LOC111518850 gene encoding uncharacterized protein LOC111518850 — MKMLEKLCCMRLPTAGKVLGWLGVIAAILGYIRIVLLMNGTEVTVVVGDTIQKQYVQIDAVTGSIALVINSLNLLISVLLLLGIQKNRHGLVLPWLIFNGFVLALCAIAFVLAIIGFFASGDSTLLALLLGYSLGLALGIYIYHGILSLYYYLKENGGPQGSWPA; from the exons atgaaaatgttagAGAAATTATGTTGCATGCGGCTACCTACGGCCGGCAAAGTGCTTGGCTGGTTGGGAGTCATTGCAGCTATCTTGGGTTATATACGGATTGTGTTATTGATGAACGGAACTGAAGTTACCGTGGTTGTTGGAGACACTATACAGAAGCAATATGTGCAGATAG ATGCTGTGACCGGAAGCATTGCTTTGGTTATAAATTCTTTGAATTTACTTATCTCCGTTCTACTCTTATTGGGCATCCAAAAG AATCGTCATGGCTTAGTATTGCCGTGGTTGATATTCAACGGTTTCGTTTTGGCACTTTGCGCAATTGCCTTTGTACTCGCGATAATAGGATTCTTCGCATCAGGCGATTCTACCTTACTGGCACTTTTATTGGGCTATTCTCTTGGTTTGG CCCTGGGAATCTATATCTACCACGGAATACTCTCGCTTTACTACTACTTAAAGGAAAACGGTGGCCCTCAGGGTTCTTGGCCGGCTTAG
- the LOC6638510 gene encoding diptericin A — translation MKATIIIGLACCFAIMSMGMSSPLPEDQTTPRPFLNLEGGGGGQRGDGFHINVQGRENVWTSDNKRHEVDLYGKYGQHYGGPGGTSPARHEFGTIYTYRFPNF, via the coding sequence ATGAAGGCTACAATTATCATTGGATTGGCCTGCTGCTTTGCCATCATGAGCATGGGCATGAGCTCTCCCTTACCGGAGGATCAAACCACACCACGTCCTTTCCTCAATCTCGAGGGCGGTGGCGGAGGACAGCGTGGCGATGGCTTTCATATTAATGTGCAGGGACGTGAGAATGTCTGGACCAGTGATAATAAGCGACATGAGGTGGATTTATATGGAAAATATGGTCAACATTATGGTGGACCTGGTGGCACTTCACCAGCCAGACATGAATTTGGTACCATCTATACCTATAGGTTCCCCAACTTTTGA
- the LOC6638502 gene encoding uncharacterized protein LOC6638502 produces the protein MLERLIFLRIRIAGLAIGWLGCLFSFVMMVRIGIALAYGDPIADHFVVTFTPEEKVHMDHVIGSIGLVFFALNILWSGLLIAGIMKNRHLMLLPWLIKYGIALVVFISYNLHRVNRFIELQGSIDMLASLTRCGVGIVLCIYIYYGMFSLYKDIQKVRYQVVPVRK, from the exons ATGTTGGAGCGACTTATTTTCTTGCGTATCCGTATAGCCGGATTGGCCATTGGTTGGTTAGGATGTCTTTTCTCATTTGTGATGATGGTCCGCATAGGCATAGCTCTGGCATATGGTGATCCCATTGCAGACCATTTTGTGGTCACCTTTACGCCTGAGGAAAAAGTACATATGG aTCATGTAATTGGGAGCATTGGCTTGGTATTCTTTGCCTTGAATATTCTTTGGTCTGGCTTGCTGATAGCTGGCATTATGAAG AATCGTCATCTAATGCTCTTGCCCTGGTTGATTAAATATGGCATTGCCCTGGTGGTTTTTATAAGCTACAACTTACATCGTGTGAATAGATTCATTGAGTTACAGGGATCAATCGATATGTTGGCATCACTGACACGCTGTGGCGTAGGCATAG TTCTCTGCATCTATATTTACTACGGAATGTTCTCCCTCTATAAGGATATACAGAAAGTCCGATACCAAGTTGTTCCTGTGAGGAAATGA
- the LOC6638503 gene encoding diptericin A: MQFTFLSLLILGLACALTAAYPQPYPDHDIVVTNPEPFSYSPDFEPRVRRQLQLQGGGGGSPRQGFELSLQGRAPVWRSNNGRHQLDATGLYAHHLRGPYGNRRHQWGAGAQ, translated from the exons ATGCAGTTCACTTTCCTTAGTTTGCTAATTCTTGGATTGGCATGTGCCCTTACTGCGGCCTATCCTCAGCCATATCCTGACCATGATATTGTGGTCACTAATCCAGAACCCTTTTCG tATTCGCCAGATTTCGAACCTCGTGTTCGCCGCCAATTGCAGTTGCAGGGCGGAGGCGGTGGCAGTCCTCGTCAGGGTTTCGAGTTGAGTTTGCAAGGACGTGCCCCCGTTTGGCGGAGCAATAATGGACGCCATCAACTGGATGCCACTGGTTTATATGCTCATCATTTGCGCGGACCTTATGGCAACAGGCGACATCAATGGGGAGCAGGAGCACAAtaa
- the LOC111518853 gene encoding uncharacterized protein LOC111518853: protein MLQCCCFMRLHTGGKVLGWLGVVGGILSFISVIYLMASGTKTAGHSFVATGWFLMVVICAILICSILLIVGASKNRPEFLLPWLISNGIFLAISIISLFVKLCMGIIPAESFFGSMLGLALNIYFYYGILSLYKLIKDTDGRAGHFQA from the exons ATGTTGCAATGCTGCTGCTTCATGCGTCTCCATACGGGTGGAAAGGTCCTTGGCTGGCTAGGAGTTGTTGGAGGAATCCTTTCTTTCATAAGCGTAATTTACTTAATGGCGAGTGGAACTAAAACGGCTGGTCATTCAT ttGTTGCGACTGGATGGTTTTTGATGGTTGTAATTTGTGCGATTTTAATTTGCTCGATTCTTCTCATTGTCGGCGCCAGTAAG AACCGTCCTGAATTTCTGTTACCGTGGCTGATCTCGAACGGAATTTTTTTAGCCATATCTATAATTTCACTATTCGTTAAATTGTGTATGGGTATAATTCCGGCCGAATCCTTCTTTGGCTCTATGCTAGGTTTAGCCCTGAATATTTACTTTTACTATGGAATACTCTCACTCTACAAACTTATCAAGGATACCGATGGCCGAGCTGGACATTTTCAAGCATAA
- the LOC6638511 gene encoding diptericin A — MQFTFGLLILGLACALTAAYPQPYPDHEIVVTNPEPFSYSPDFEAPRVRRQLQLQGGGGGSPRQGFDLSLQGRAPVWQSNNGRHQLDATGSYAQHLGGPYGNSRPQWGAGAQYTFRF, encoded by the exons ATGCAGTTTACTTTCGGTTTGCTAATCCTTGGCCTGGCATGTGCCCTTACTGCGGCCTATCCTCAGCCATATCCCGACCATGAAATTGTGGTCACTAATCCAGAACCCTTTTCG tATTCACCAGATTTCGAAGCACCTCGTGTTCGCCGCCAATTGCAGTTGCAGGGCGGAGGCGGTGGCAGTCCTCGTCAGGGTTTCGATTTGAGTTTGCAAGGACGTGCTCCCGTTTGGCAGAGCAATAATGGACGCCATCAACTGGATGCCACTGGTTCATATGCTCAGCATCTGGGCGGACCTTATGGCAACAGCCGCCCTCAATGGGGAGCAGGAGCTCAATATACTTTTAGGTTTTAG
- the LOC111518854 gene encoding uncharacterized protein LOC111518854 translates to MLNGLFCMRLHTAGKVVGWLQISGSILGIIYLSIILSVHPPPRNAEPELIIGVLFTALSIHFLFAVLLIVGTHKNRHSLLLPWLILNGIGVAMGIINLIFQTAFRPLTAKYMPIIAVNAVIATLNIYIYYGIYSLYKHIQATRNQERSSLK, encoded by the exons ATGTTAAATGGCCTGTTTTGCATGCGCCTTCATACGGCTGGAAAGGTCGTTGGTTGGCTACAGATTTCAGGTTCAATACTGGGAATTATTTATCTGTCGATAATCCTATCTGTGCATCCCCCTCCTAGAAATGCTGAGCCGGAACTAA ttATTGGCGTATTATTCACTGCACTCTCAATCCATTTTCTTTTCGCTGTCCTGCTGATAGTGGGCACTCATAAG AACCGTCATTCATTGCTGCTGCCTTGGCTGATCTTAAACGGTATTGGTGTAGCGATGGGTatcattaatttaatattccAAACAGCATTCCGACCACTGACAGCAAAATATATGCCCATTATAGCTGTGAATGCTGTAATCGCAA CTCTTAACATATACATTTACTATGGCATATACTCGCTATATAAACACATTCAAGCTACTAGGAATCAGGAGCGATCTTCTTTAAAATAA
- the LOC124459821 gene encoding uncharacterized protein LOC124459821: MLKKVFCMRLHTAGRVIGWLGIIGSIMAYIEVIVLMRKIDIMGTNLTGGQLRTETNKYIIDNDADCILLAINSVYLVCSILLIVGTRKNRHKLLLPWIIIWGITLALAIFISIFRLCVVLSESDFESVTLIGSIPFTALAIYVHYGIISLYKHIQTNRGEEGFWQA; the protein is encoded by the exons ATGTTGAAAAAAGTATTCTGCATGCGTCTCCATACGGCCGGAAGGGTCATTGGCTGGCTTGGGATTATTGGATCAATAATGGCTTATATCGAGGTGATTGTCTTAATGCGTAAAATTGATATAATGGGAACAAATCTCACTGGTGGCCAATTAAGAACAGAGACCAACAAATACATCATAG ATAATGACGCtgattgcatacttttggctATCAACTCCGTCTATCTTGTTTGCTCGATTCTTCTCATAGTGGGCACTAGGAAG AATCGTCATAAGTTATTACTACCATGGATAATCATCTGGGGAATTACCTTAGCACTTGCTATTTTTATAAGCATATTTCGACTATGTGTAGTCTTATCGGAGAGTGATTTTGAGTCTGTAACTCTGATAGGTTCTATTCCATTTACAG CCCTAGCCATCTACGTACACTATGGAATAATCTCGCTCTACAAACATATTCAGACTAATAGGGGCGAAGAGGGCTTCTGGCAGGCATAA